A genomic region of Leptospira mtsangambouensis contains the following coding sequences:
- a CDS encoding type II secretion system protein GspG, whose product MKTKGKHRKIREGLTLIEITVVMLILGSLMAILYSSIGNRGEGEKKLKLKNDSAVLKTALERYLEVYDKYPSEEQGLQALIEKPDDDKIGDDYEPIVREKAVLKDPWKTPYVLKFEGAIPQILTLGEDKKEGGEGKNKDFNILSPDDYPAAFR is encoded by the coding sequence ATGAAAACTAAAGGGAAACACAGAAAGATACGTGAGGGACTAACTCTAATTGAGATTACCGTGGTAATGCTCATTTTAGGATCTCTTATGGCTATTCTTTACTCCAGTATCGGAAACCGGGGTGAAGGCGAAAAAAAATTGAAGCTTAAAAATGATAGCGCAGTTTTGAAAACGGCACTGGAACGTTATTTAGAAGTGTATGACAAATACCCTTCCGAAGAACAAGGGTTACAAGCTTTAATTGAAAAACCAGATGATGATAAAATCGGTGATGATTACGAACCAATCGTTCGTGAAAAAGCAGTTTTAAAAGATCCTTGGAAAACACCTTATGTTTTGAAATTTGAAGGAGCTATTCCTCAAATTCTCACTTTGGGTGAAGATAAAAAAGAAGGTGGAGAAGGAAAAAATAAAGATTTTAATATCCTTTCACCGGATGATTACCCAGCCGCTTTCCGATAA
- a CDS encoding peptidoglycan DD-metalloendopeptidase family protein has product MSLAFRFFSFFVSGSRFFPFSPDILIVKVLRLVTFSLLVLSGSGLLANPFQKIHSEINESLPGGETGMFRLFGSQSQDSEVHKLFSAGVNVSSDEDEVELASLDLPKYIDVSPVVSNTVVHESGIIVKKYTVQKKDNLSKIARSFSIELAKLKKHNGLAGDQLKIGQVLEVPVQVKNASSSRVVLKKIFIMPVPQSRVTSRFGRRVDPFNKYNRVYHTGLDLAAKVGAPVLSAADGEVVFTGRNGGYGNSVTIQHKNGYKTVYAHCSQILVEVGETVKMGRVVALVGRTGTATGAHLHFEVFRNGKIMNPESALSITEKQVTRLPKSEVAGM; this is encoded by the coding sequence TTGTCGCTAGCATTTCGTTTTTTTTCTTTCTTTGTTTCTGGTTCAAGATTCTTCCCCTTTAGTCCCGATATTTTAATCGTGAAAGTCCTCCGGTTGGTAACATTTTCTCTTTTGGTTCTTTCGGGATCCGGGCTTCTCGCAAACCCTTTCCAAAAAATCCATTCCGAAATCAATGAATCTCTCCCCGGTGGAGAAACTGGGATGTTTCGTCTCTTTGGCTCTCAATCCCAAGATTCCGAAGTTCATAAACTCTTTTCTGCCGGAGTCAATGTATCTTCTGATGAAGATGAAGTAGAACTAGCTTCTCTCGATTTACCCAAATACATTGATGTGTCTCCCGTTGTGAGTAATACGGTGGTTCACGAATCCGGAATCATTGTAAAAAAATATACAGTACAAAAAAAAGACAACCTATCAAAGATTGCTCGTTCTTTTTCTATTGAATTGGCCAAATTAAAGAAACACAACGGACTTGCTGGTGACCAGTTGAAAATCGGCCAAGTTTTGGAAGTTCCTGTCCAAGTAAAAAATGCTTCTTCTTCCAGAGTGGTTCTCAAAAAAATCTTCATTATGCCTGTACCACAAAGCCGAGTGACTTCTCGGTTTGGACGACGTGTGGATCCTTTTAATAAATACAATCGAGTGTATCATACGGGACTTGATCTTGCTGCCAAAGTGGGAGCTCCTGTTTTATCTGCTGCCGACGGAGAAGTGGTTTTTACTGGTCGTAACGGCGGGTATGGAAATTCGGTTACCATCCAACATAAAAATGGTTATAAAACAGTTTACGCCCATTGTTCACAGATTTTAGTTGAGGTTGGGGAAACGGTGAAGATGGGTCGTGTGGTCGCTCTTGTCGGAAGGACGGGAACAGCAACAGGGGCACATTTGCATTTTGAAGTGTTTCGAAACGGGAAAATTATGAATCCTGAATCCGCTTTAAGCATCACGGAAAAACAAGTCACAAGACTCCCTAAATCTGAAGTAGCCGGAATGTAA
- a CDS encoding type II secretion system protein, translating into MVIVGGTLRNLIIPSTEDLAVKLQESFKFGYNKAQLTNQSVLFQYDFEKREYQFFLLKREEGGLEEEAILKKVTLPFYSKIVSVRDLGGKPKSEGKIRIVFTPQGTTTDLFLYVGSDTEIKRTIQIYRYGGKIKIHKTEFFPEPETNQIQKISYGLDERDEQIDSNAKTQPK; encoded by the coding sequence ATGGTGATTGTCGGAGGAACTCTTCGCAACCTAATCATCCCTTCTACTGAAGATCTTGCAGTGAAACTGCAAGAATCTTTTAAATTCGGTTACAACAAAGCCCAGCTCACAAACCAATCAGTTTTATTCCAATACGACTTTGAAAAAAGAGAATACCAGTTTTTTCTTTTGAAAAGAGAGGAAGGAGGTCTGGAAGAAGAAGCCATTTTAAAGAAGGTTACTTTACCATTTTATTCAAAAATTGTCAGCGTACGTGACTTAGGTGGTAAGCCTAAATCAGAAGGAAAAATTCGAATTGTATTTACTCCTCAAGGAACCACTACTGATTTGTTTTTATATGTTGGTTCCGATACGGAAATTAAACGAACCATTCAAATCTACCGATATGGTGGAAAAATCAAAATCCATAAAACAGAATTTTTTCCAGAACCAGAAACAAATCAGATCCAGAAAATTTCTTATGGGCTTGATGAAAGAGATGAACAGATAGACTCCAATGCGAAAACCCAACCTAAATAG
- a CDS encoding prepilin-type cleavage/methylation domain-containing protein encodes MRKPNLNSFLRPAFTLFEVTIAMAMAAMVMTYTYSLIAEGISYQKKAVLLANAVHLAKIKMAQVDSSTTMQTDTSRGSIDAFPGYTFETEIKEEEMDLLKLAGGPNAEALRNKAPKDMLGDKDVGLSDLMKKRGQKKSFETGGVLKVFRVKVSIFYMDGNKKETYSVETFRSTKY; translated from the coding sequence ATGCGAAAACCCAACCTAAATAGTTTTCTCCGTCCTGCTTTTACTCTTTTTGAAGTCACAATTGCAATGGCAATGGCAGCAATGGTGATGACGTATACATATTCTCTGATTGCCGAAGGAATCTCTTATCAGAAAAAAGCTGTTCTACTTGCCAACGCAGTACATTTAGCAAAGATTAAAATGGCTCAGGTAGATTCCTCTACTACCATGCAAACAGATACTTCTCGTGGTTCCATCGATGCCTTCCCTGGATACACTTTCGAAACAGAAATCAAAGAAGAAGAAATGGATCTACTCAAACTTGCAGGTGGCCCGAATGCGGAAGCTCTGCGGAATAAAGCACCCAAAGATATGTTAGGTGATAAGGATGTTGGGCTTAGTGACCTTATGAAAAAAAGAGGTCAGAAAAAAAGTTTTGAAACAGGTGGTGTTTTAAAAGTATTTCGAGTAAAGGTTTCCATTTTTTATATGGATGGAAACAAAAAAGAAACATATAGTGTAGAAACATTCAGGAGTACAAAATACTAA
- a CDS encoding general secretion pathway protein GspC: MNLILQRIQSSQFLTLIPAVLLFSFSLAYLLKLVLLLLFSTETGISVAGNTRPKQMRQEVILAVSTYEDIVTGNLIRGQVYDPNDATKRGADGTPLDPEIAQDNGDDDQMLVTGTLSGHWSFARVTIREKQNNDSEEYGTGEMVGGYKVQTIEQHYVVLKKGGLSLRVNIGETPAQAKERIRPKDAAAVSSLGPSSQTVQKVLSREDVNRKLKDPNTIYKNARFGPHLVDGKIEGYKIYQVAKDHVFYSLGARGGDIIKRVNGMPLNETEKMLEIWGSIKQAPKITVDLERQGKIITYEFIIRN, from the coding sequence ATGAATCTAATCCTTCAAAGAATTCAGTCGAGTCAGTTTTTGACATTGATTCCGGCGGTTTTACTCTTTTCTTTTTCTCTTGCCTATTTATTGAAGTTGGTCCTTCTCCTTTTGTTTTCCACAGAAACAGGTATCAGCGTTGCTGGGAACACTCGTCCCAAACAAATGCGCCAAGAAGTAATTTTGGCGGTGAGTACTTACGAAGACATCGTTACGGGAAATTTGATTCGCGGACAAGTATATGATCCAAATGATGCCACCAAACGCGGCGCAGATGGCACACCGCTAGATCCTGAAATTGCTCAGGACAATGGAGATGACGACCAGATGCTTGTCACCGGAACTCTTTCTGGACATTGGTCTTTTGCTCGTGTCACCATCCGAGAAAAACAAAACAATGATTCTGAAGAATATGGAACGGGTGAAATGGTGGGTGGATACAAGGTCCAAACCATCGAACAACATTATGTGGTTCTAAAAAAAGGTGGGCTTAGCCTTCGAGTGAATATTGGCGAAACTCCCGCCCAAGCAAAAGAACGAATCCGCCCGAAAGATGCGGCCGCGGTCTCAAGTTTAGGGCCATCCAGCCAAACGGTTCAAAAAGTTCTTTCCCGAGAAGACGTAAACAGGAAATTGAAGGACCCGAATACTATCTATAAAAATGCAAGGTTTGGTCCTCATTTGGTAGACGGAAAGATCGAGGGTTACAAGATCTATCAGGTGGCAAAAGACCATGTGTTTTATTCCCTCGGTGCTCGTGGCGGGGATATCATCAAACGTGTCAATGGAATGCCACTGAACGAAACAGAGAAAATGTTGGAAATTTGGGGTTCGATCAAACAAGCTCCGAAAATTACAGTGGATTTAGAGAGACAAGGCAAAATAATCACATATGAATTTATCATTCGGAATTAA
- the gspE gene encoding type II secretion system ATPase GspE → MRKSLGQILLEDGILTIKDLEDISKQQEKTNLPITHIIQKKGLASETDILKALAKLHRMEFIDKLEFVGNEDVFGKIPLKLVQRSKIVPVSVKGKKVIVATCDPTDLHPMDDMRSFLKGYEIQFVLATENEIMRIIHSQFDKTTAEAKEMMDEMDGSFGDLSDAFESDALDLSNEAPIIKMVNVILSQAVSERASDIHVEPFEKSVVVRYRVDGVLQKVLSPPKSYLAGISTRIKIMSNLNIAENRLPQDGRIKLRLAGKDVDVRVSIIPCQFGERIVMRILNKTDQKYSIDTMGFNKEILGEFKHLIYKPYGIILVTGPTGSGKSTTLYSALSEINTEERNIITCEDPVEYQMDGISQMQMNEKIGLTFAAGLRSILRQDPDVVMVGEIRDEETARIAIQASLTGHLVFSTLHTNDASSAVTRLVDMGIEPYLITSSVLGFMAQRLVRVICKDCKTSYKPTDKDLAGLGIHRKELKNGVLYRGKGCSSCLNSGYKGRTGLYELLTMNDEIKRAILQGADANRIKELAVKNGLSTLQDYGKYKVIEGVTTPEEVLRVS, encoded by the coding sequence ATGAGAAAGAGTTTAGGCCAAATCTTATTAGAAGATGGGATCCTTACAATTAAGGATCTCGAAGATATTTCCAAACAACAGGAAAAAACAAATCTTCCCATCACTCATATCATCCAAAAAAAAGGTCTCGCTTCTGAAACTGACATTCTAAAGGCCCTGGCAAAACTCCATCGTATGGAGTTTATCGACAAACTTGAGTTTGTTGGAAATGAGGATGTGTTTGGAAAAATTCCACTAAAACTTGTCCAACGTTCTAAGATAGTACCTGTTTCTGTCAAAGGCAAAAAAGTAATCGTTGCCACTTGTGATCCGACAGATCTCCATCCAATGGATGATATGAGATCCTTCCTAAAAGGATACGAAATCCAGTTCGTTCTCGCCACCGAAAACGAAATTATGAGAATCATCCATTCTCAATTCGACAAAACCACTGCCGAAGCAAAAGAGATGATGGATGAAATGGACGGAAGTTTCGGGGATCTCTCCGATGCTTTTGAATCCGATGCATTAGATTTATCAAATGAAGCTCCCATCATTAAGATGGTAAATGTGATTTTATCCCAAGCAGTTTCGGAAAGAGCTTCTGATATTCACGTAGAACCATTTGAAAAGTCTGTCGTCGTCCGGTACCGTGTGGATGGTGTTTTACAAAAAGTTTTGAGCCCACCTAAATCTTATTTGGCGGGTATTTCCACACGTATTAAAATTATGTCGAATCTAAACATTGCGGAAAACCGTTTGCCGCAAGATGGTAGAATTAAACTTAGGTTAGCAGGGAAAGATGTGGATGTTCGGGTTTCCATCATCCCTTGTCAGTTTGGGGAACGTATCGTAATGCGTATCTTAAACAAAACGGACCAAAAGTATTCGATTGACACTATGGGTTTTAATAAGGAAATCCTCGGTGAATTTAAACATCTAATCTATAAACCTTATGGAATCATTTTGGTAACAGGTCCGACAGGTTCTGGTAAATCGACGACCCTTTATTCTGCACTTTCCGAAATCAATACAGAAGAGAGAAATATCATTACTTGTGAAGATCCAGTGGAATACCAAATGGATGGGATTTCTCAGATGCAGATGAACGAAAAAATAGGCCTTACCTTTGCTGCCGGCCTTCGTTCCATCCTACGTCAAGATCCGGATGTAGTGATGGTAGGGGAGATCCGTGATGAGGAGACGGCAAGGATTGCCATCCAAGCTTCACTCACGGGACACTTAGTGTTTTCTACCCTACATACGAATGATGCATCTTCGGCTGTTACAAGACTTGTGGATATGGGAATCGAACCTTACCTCATTACAAGTTCAGTTTTAGGTTTTATGGCACAAAGGCTTGTTCGTGTGATTTGTAAGGATTGCAAAACTAGTTACAAGCCTACTGATAAAGATTTGGCAGGTCTTGGAATCCATAGAAAAGAATTAAAAAATGGTGTATTATACAGGGGAAAAGGTTGTTCTTCTTGTCTAAATTCTGGATACAAAGGCCGAACTGGTTTGTATGAACTTCTCACCATGAACGATGAAATCAAACGTGCGATTTTGCAAGGAGCCGATGCAAATCGTATCAAGGAACTGGCTGTAAAAAATGGCCTTTCCACTTTGCAAGATTACGGTAAATATAAAGTGATTGAGGGTGTTACTACCCCAGAAGAAGTCCTTCGGGTATCTTAG
- a CDS encoding type II secretion system F family protein: protein MPLYTYVAFNRKGKEEKNIIDAPNLQAARNKLKAKGLYVRSIQEDREKEERELFPFLSKLLYRIPRKEVGLFCKQLGTLLGAGIPLDKCLLSIIDQVENIYFKKVLIEMRADITEGMSLSESMKKHKTVFPDQYPSLISVGESTGNYENTLHRLAELEEKSSELKSKVQVAMIYPMIMGLLSLGVSIFLLVVVIPQIEQLFASFDAKLPLLTRSVIFLSYILTNYWFIILGAIAGGFLSFMKWKSSGEGKKTWDKFLLRLPVIGTLLRKILVSNFARNLSILLLNRVPLIVSLNIVSDVVGHTVFKEEIEAAIVKIKEGGKLSDSLQGSQVLPQMVLGMLSAGEASDKVPEMMNKLSEIYESEVDTAIKSLTQSLEPMMIIVMGGIIFTIMAAIMTPMYKLTQEIQGM, encoded by the coding sequence ATGCCACTTTATACGTATGTTGCATTCAACAGAAAGGGGAAAGAAGAAAAGAATATTATCGATGCCCCGAATCTTCAGGCGGCTCGTAACAAATTAAAGGCGAAAGGGCTTTATGTTCGTTCTATCCAAGAAGATCGTGAAAAAGAAGAAAGAGAACTTTTCCCATTTTTATCAAAATTATTATACCGAATTCCCAGAAAAGAAGTAGGCCTATTTTGTAAACAACTTGGAACACTACTTGGTGCGGGTATTCCACTTGATAAATGTTTGTTGTCGATCATTGACCAAGTGGAAAACATCTACTTCAAAAAAGTATTGATTGAGATGCGTGCAGACATCACAGAAGGGATGAGCCTTTCTGAGTCCATGAAAAAACATAAAACAGTTTTTCCTGACCAGTACCCAAGTTTGATTTCAGTTGGTGAGTCTACCGGAAATTACGAAAACACCTTGCATCGGTTAGCTGAACTGGAAGAAAAATCTTCTGAGTTAAAATCCAAAGTGCAAGTGGCGATGATTTATCCCATGATTATGGGTTTACTATCCTTAGGTGTTTCCATTTTCCTTCTTGTGGTGGTCATTCCGCAAATTGAACAGTTGTTTGCTTCCTTTGATGCCAAACTTCCCTTACTGACTAGAAGTGTTATTTTTTTATCTTATATTTTGACCAATTATTGGTTTATAATTCTCGGTGCCATTGCCGGTGGGTTCCTCAGTTTTATGAAATGGAAAAGTTCAGGCGAAGGGAAAAAAACTTGGGACAAATTTTTGTTAAGGTTACCGGTGATTGGAACCTTACTCCGTAAAATTTTGGTTTCGAATTTTGCTAGGAATTTATCGATATTACTTCTGAACCGAGTACCTTTAATTGTTTCTTTGAACATTGTTTCTGATGTTGTAGGCCATACAGTTTTTAAAGAAGAAATTGAAGCGGCAATCGTCAAAATCAAAGAGGGCGGGAAACTTTCGGATTCTCTACAAGGATCCCAGGTACTTCCGCAAATGGTTCTTGGGATGCTCAGTGCAGGGGAAGCGTCTGACAAAGTCCCCGAAATGATGAATAAACTCTCGGAAATCTATGAATCCGAGGTGGATACGGCAATAAAATCTTTGACCCAATCATTAGAACCAATGATGATCATTGTAATGGGTGGAATTATTTTTACAATCATGGCGGCGATTATGACGCCAATGTACAAACTAACTCAAGAAATCCAGGGGATGTAG
- the gspD gene encoding type II secretion system secretin GspD gives MRNRLPLVVLSICLYVFVTPGFSQEKGKPKTKSSPEPASFTADWRDTELKDFLMGMSAIIKRNILIDDAVKGKKVTIISQKRVKIEDAYGFMKSVLETQGFGLIEENDLIKVVKIKDALAKSPIVRIGKDPVSESEVSLNKTITQIVPLEFSNAVELEPILKRVTSPDTDIIIPKNQNTLIFSGSTSDINKLLKLVDNLDIRVDGPGSISSAGDIHIYTLEYNEAEKLAAILVKLDMPDAPTAPAPSGQPGEPGPDGKPTPPPQPVAQQAKVPGKQDKIKAVAHKESNSLIVTATPQEWEEIKKIIKILDTPRKQVLLEVLIVELTSTDLNDFGIDWRYQELAYGQFNTGLAATGGVIDKNGRPTNVNTLSGFSLGFIRRGGQQIIGILNANSTNENFNVLSAPQILTLDNQEAEINVGQDVPVRTQNRNAGLGGDNAVTVANFEYRPTGIKLKFTPHINKNNRITLDLYQEIKNVAGISSEATGGNPTFNKRDIKTTIVVDNIQTIVIGGLLSNDKQKKVQKIPILGEIPLLGTLFRRTTNQNRKTNLMVFLTPHILDDRDKSDRMTIQKKNEQERMVDEREKKLR, from the coding sequence ATGAGAAATCGTCTTCCTTTAGTAGTACTTAGTATTTGCCTTTATGTATTTGTGACACCGGGCTTTTCCCAAGAAAAGGGAAAACCCAAAACAAAATCTTCCCCGGAGCCTGCAAGTTTTACTGCCGATTGGAGAGACACAGAACTCAAAGATTTCCTTATGGGGATGAGTGCAATCATCAAAAGAAACATCTTGATTGATGATGCGGTCAAAGGAAAAAAAGTAACGATCATTTCTCAGAAACGAGTGAAAATTGAAGATGCCTACGGGTTTATGAAATCCGTTTTAGAAACACAAGGTTTCGGACTGATTGAAGAAAATGATCTTATCAAAGTTGTCAAAATCAAAGATGCACTTGCTAAGTCTCCGATTGTGCGCATTGGAAAAGATCCGGTTTCTGAATCTGAAGTTTCGCTGAATAAAACCATCACACAAATTGTTCCGTTAGAATTTTCAAATGCTGTGGAACTAGAGCCAATCCTTAAAAGGGTTACTTCTCCGGATACAGATATCATCATTCCCAAAAACCAAAATACATTGATTTTTTCCGGTTCTACCTCTGATATCAATAAGTTACTAAAGTTAGTGGATAACTTGGACATAAGAGTGGATGGACCTGGGTCCATTTCTTCTGCTGGTGATATTCATATTTATACCTTGGAATACAATGAAGCAGAAAAACTTGCTGCAATCCTTGTAAAGTTGGATATGCCTGATGCACCAACGGCACCTGCACCTAGTGGTCAACCAGGAGAACCTGGACCCGATGGAAAGCCAACTCCACCTCCACAACCTGTGGCACAACAAGCGAAAGTTCCAGGCAAACAAGATAAAATCAAAGCTGTAGCACATAAAGAGTCTAACTCACTGATTGTGACGGCAACTCCTCAAGAATGGGAAGAAATCAAAAAAATTATAAAAATTCTAGATACTCCCAGAAAACAAGTGTTACTTGAGGTTTTAATCGTAGAGTTAACATCTACTGATCTTAATGACTTCGGTATCGATTGGCGTTACCAAGAGTTGGCGTATGGACAGTTTAATACTGGTCTTGCTGCCACTGGTGGGGTCATCGATAAGAACGGGAGACCAACTAACGTAAACACACTTTCTGGATTTTCACTTGGGTTCATTCGTCGTGGGGGCCAACAGATCATTGGTATTTTAAATGCAAACTCTACCAATGAAAATTTTAATGTTTTATCTGCTCCTCAAATTTTGACTTTGGACAACCAAGAGGCAGAAATCAACGTGGGGCAAGATGTTCCTGTGAGAACACAAAACCGTAACGCAGGTCTTGGTGGAGACAACGCAGTCACAGTCGCCAACTTCGAATACCGCCCAACAGGGATTAAACTCAAATTCACTCCCCATATAAATAAAAATAATCGAATCACCTTAGATCTTTACCAAGAGATTAAAAACGTAGCAGGGATTTCTTCGGAAGCAACGGGAGGAAACCCAACCTTTAACAAACGTGATATCAAAACAACCATCGTTGTAGACAATATCCAAACCATTGTGATTGGGGGACTACTTTCCAATGACAAACAAAAGAAAGTGCAAAAGATTCCCATTTTAGGTGAGATTCCACTTCTTGGAACTTTATTCCGAAGGACTACCAATCAAAATCGTAAAACCAATTTGATGGTGTTTTTGACTCCCCACATCCTAGACGACCGCGATAAATCGGATCGTATGACCATCCAAAAGAAAAATGAACAAGAAAGGATGGTCGACGAACGAGAAAAGAAATTACGATGA